Below is a genomic region from Ursus arctos isolate Adak ecotype North America unplaced genomic scaffold, UrsArc2.0 scaffold_32, whole genome shotgun sequence.
AAGACAaactagaaagaaacagaaagttttAGAGGATAATGGCTAATGGCAGGAAAAGTTACCGCTGTCAGGCCAACAGGGAGCATGACTGAGGTCCCCGAGTGCTTTAACAACACATTTCCCGACATGCACTCTGCTCTGCTCTTTCTGCAAAAGCTATTTTGCTACCCTGTTTCCGTGCATCTGCCCTGTCACCTCAGAAGTAAGCTTACTgatggggcgcctcggtggcacagaggttaagcgtatgccttcggctcagggcatgacctggcgttatgggatcgagccccacgtcaggctcctccgctacgagcctgcttcttcctctcccactccccctgctcttgtgttccctctctcgctggctgtctctatctctgtcgaataaataaataaaatctttaaaaaaaaaaaaaaagtaagcttaCTGAGaccatttctatttttcccttAATATCTGCAGTTCCTAACCATTAAATCAGTTCAGAAAAACATATATACCCATTCACTCAAAATCTTGCATAGAGAGGAGCTCAAAGGCCCCAGTGAAAAGGCCTGTCTTGCAGTCAGCGAAGGGCTCTCGTCAAGAGGGAAACAATCAGTATGCTGACCAACCCATGCCCCTCAAAAATGTAGTTACTGTGTGACTGTAGCAGCCTTTCCATCTCCACAGCCTGCTGCCCCGAGACCTGGGTACGCCAGGGCGCTGCGGGCGGTGAGCCGTAGGAGCGGCCACGTGATCTAGCGCCTAGGGAACGGTAAACAAAGCATACTTACAGGAGACAGCATCTTCGATCTGGGTCACGTTAGCGAAGTGGGCAGTGTTCGGGATGCCCAAACACCTCATGCCATGAGCATGACGCCACtcctgggaggagagaaagagaaggaccatgtgaaatgggaataactgCATACGGAGCACAAACTCCATTCAGTTCAtaaaccctaacctgaccctttGAAAAAGACTCCGCCTAATGGTAGCATTCCTTCTGTGGCTCACGTTTGTAAACAGCTGGCCACGACTGATAAGAGGTGGTTATTTCAAAGCAGCACTGCATTGTTTTCCTCACTGGGCTGGTTTCTCAAACCAAGATCCAGATCCAATAATAGTCCAGACAAGACCTGTGTCAAGACCACAGAAAAACACCACAACTCTAATTAACCAGTGACCTCCCACgcagcccccacctccagcaTGAGTAAGCATCACTGATGGCAGGTCACTTCTGTAAGTAAGGGGGAAGACTGCTCACAGGTATAAGCAAGGACGTGAAAGATAGCAGGGACAGACAACGAGTTTGGGCTAGGGGATGGCAAATGGCATGGGCTCTATCCTGCCCACAAATTCCAATGCATTTGGAGGTAGTACTGAGAAAAATTCAGAGATGACTCAAGGGCCCAACAGAAAAGACCCAGGATCAGTTAGTGATATGGATgtctgagggaggaagggagaagttCATATACGTTCTCTACCCTTAGTCTAGCAAatcttttccatttgtaaaacTTCCTTCCAAGTACTAAGAATCAAAGGGGGAAACTCAACAAGGGTGAATCCACTTCCTGGATTACTACCCACATAATGCCTTGTCTCAAGAATGACTTAATAAATGTTACCCTTAGTTCCTatttttcaaagaggaaaaggCCCATTTAAGACACAAAAGAGGAGGCAGTCAGTCCCTTCTTTGGTCCTGTGTACTAGCAGTGGGTAGAGAAGTGAGCAAGGATTCAGAGGATGGTCTAAGATGCTGGCAGAAAGATAAACGAGAGAAATGCATGAACAAGCAAGagcaaaaggaaatgaagttCAAATAGCAGAGTGCCAGAATGCCTCCAGAAACCATCTTAGGCATTATTCTAGGCTAGCACGGTGCCAAAGGTCAAATGCCATGTGCTTGACTTTAGATCCACTCCTTCTTGCTTCTTAAGCTCTGGACGCTAGTGCTCCTCTCTGAAAGCTGCGTGTTTCACGCTTCAATTTCCAGGAGAAATGGCTCTGAGTTCCTTACAGCAAAGTGCCGCTGGAATGCCTTGGGACCTCGGTAGGTGTAATTTCCACAAATCTCACAGTTATAGTTGATGTTTAGACCGTGAAGCTTATACAGCCAGTAGGGAATAGGCTAAAAGAAATCAGATAAGAAACAGTATTAGACTCGTGTCTGCATCTGCTTCCTGAACAGGCGATGGGAAGGAAGGTGGTAATGCTGGCACATACTTTGCCATCCCAGCCGAGGGGCAGGTTCTTGGGGTTGTAAATGATCTCATTCTCTTCATCTTCACTTTCACTCTCACTGatctgctcttcctcttcttcttctcgcTCCTCCCCGGTCCTTGCCTGCTTACGTTGTACATTTTCATGAGTGAGATGTCGCTGTTCCTGTCAGTTCCAGAGATGAAAAGGGAAGTCAGAGGAAAGTAGTGCAGAACAAgggcaattttctttttctttctttctttcttttttttgagagaggggggtggggcgagacaagcagggaggagggtcagagagagagggagaaacagactctctgctgagcagggagcccaatgtggggctcgatcccaggaccctgagaggatgacctgagccgaaggcagacgcttaaccaactgagccacccaggcgcccccaagaaggGCAATTTTCTACAACCCTTGCTGACCCCTCACTTCCAAGGATACGGTTTTCTTACTTGTACAACAAAGGGCAAATCTTGCCTTCATATCAAAACTCCTTATCAATAGGCTCTCCCTGATCCTGAAGGAAAAAGCCAAAGGTTTTAGGTCACTTGCCTAAGATACTCATCTGAGGCCACGGACTACTGCAGAACAACAGAGAACAAagtcctttctgtctctaaaaatacTTCCTTACCCAGTCCTTTATTCTCCTTCCTCACCAAGATTACAACCTTCTAACTTACCCTGAGTCTCTCCTCATTCCAGGCCaacttccattttttccccaaatttatgtACTTTTAAATAACCCCCATCTAATGGTACactctgtttaaaaaatttattgtctttttttttttttaagattttttttgtttatttgacagagacagccagcgagagagggaacacaggcaaggggagtggaagaggaagaagcaggctcctaccggagaaggctgacgtggggctcgatcccagaacaccgggataaagccctgagccaaaggcagacgcttaacgactgagccacccaggcgcccctgagccactcaggcgcccctgtctttctTCTATTTAAAGAACAAAGTCCAAATCTCCAACATAACTCTCCAAATTATTCTCTGACCACTCCCTCCCTTATAAGGCACCCTCCACACACACTggttttcttctcattatttCTTAGTATCCACTTTCTCTCCATGATGTTTTACCTTCACccttcttgtttcttcttcctagaacattctttctccctctttctactTAGAAGACTCAGTCTCAGTATGTCACAGCATGCATTTGACTGTGCCGTGGTCATTTATTTTCCCCAACCGCAAAGTGGCCTTTTCAAGGTCAAGAGGCATTTCATATTCACTATCGTATCCAAGGACTGAGCACAATGTCTGGAAACCAACAGGTATCAATAAATGGTGAGATAATAGTAAAAGTCTTATCAGTGCATAATAGGAGCAACTTCTGAAAACCATTCTGGCCGAATTCTAGAGAGTGGTGCCACCTCCTGGCAGGGAGGGCAAAGTGCTCtcaaagaagggagaaagtagAGGGTACATCTTAGGTCATGGGTACAAATTAGCCTCCCAATCACCTTCAGAGGACTAGCAACCCAGACTGCTGTCCATACTAGCACAGCCAAGTTCACTGTGGAAATTAACTAGTGCCCCCAGTGTCCAACATTCTAGCCAGCCCTTTCCTGAAAGCAGTTGGGAACCAAAAGGTGACTAGTTTTATAGCTATTATACGCATGGTCCTCACACAAAGGCAGAACAAAAACATCCATGCAACTGACAGAGACATGTAAACAAGCTATCTGAGCCAGAACCATCACTCAAAATGCCATCTGAGCATCTATAAAGGGAAAGGCTATGAGAGATGAGCACTGTACAAAGTAGACACTCTCTGAAAGGCTGATCTTCTGCAGGACTCCCAGAGACACTGGCCATCTTCTTTGGATGAGTGCTGCCCTTTCTTCTACCTTCTCTTCCCTGAAAGAGTGATTTCCCTTGTattcctccccctttccttctgaGATAAGCATCCTGTCTGGTGAGGCCTTTCGCCACTCCCAACCCACCCTTCAGCTCCTTCTTGAAAGAATATTCAAGCAGCGGCTTGTAGCCAGCTTTGTACCACTAACATTCTAGTCCTAGCAAATTCGTTATCTTCTGAACGCTTACGTAATGTCTTTTCGTAATAAGTTATACCTGAAAAGCTGCTGTGAGTAGACTTTCTCCTAATGCCTTTTGAGTATATGCTTCCATCTTCTAGGTACATTTGGGGACTTCTAGGTATATTCTGGAACGCAAAGAAACTACACCATTCTGGATACCGCATTGAGAGGGGAGTCTATTCTCTCCGCTTGGCCTTGTGGAAATTGGGCAACCTTGAGAACATCACCTAACAGGCACCTATGAACAGAACGGGACCTCACTGAAGGGTCAAGTGCCTGAGAGAACCCTATGCTCTGCTGAACCAGTTTAACGTCTACCCTTCCTCTTTCGCCCCTAAAAACAATCCCACGAGTTCACATTTCTCTGATTCCCATACCCTGCAGTATTTACTGCTCTAAGCAGAGTCCATACTTACCCCAAGAATCTCTACATATTCATAGATCTGGGCTTCTAGGAAGGCAATGTCTTTGTTCCTCTCAGTGTCTctggaaacaagaaaacaagctGTATCACTCAAGGATTCTTTTACCCAATGCCTCATCCCCTGTGTCTGGGAACATTTATTCCAAGGGTGCATTAAAAACTACAAGCATGTGACAAATGTCTTGCTGTGAAAGCAAATGCTCTGTTCAGCTCAGGACTTGCTGACATAAGTATTAAGGTTATTTCTTGGAATGCATGCTTCCTTTCTGACCTCATTCTAGAAGACATAAAAACACATCAAGATACTTAAATATCCATCATTACAATCTACAAAGGAAATGTGGTATAGGAGACAAGCTCTGGGACAGGCAGACTTAGGCCCAAATCCTGACCTGCTACTTAGTAACTATGAATAGTGGGCACATTCCATAACTTTTCTGAGTCCTTATCTGCAAAAAATCAGGGTAACAACTACTTCTCAGAATTATaaaggacataaaaaaaaaaaaacaaaaaaaccctgtacAAACATGTGGCTCAAGAAGAGATTCAACTACAGGGATGAAAGTTACAGCatagggggacgcctgggtggcgcagtcattaaagcgtctgccttcggctcagggcgtgatcccggcgtaccgggatcgagtcccacatcgggctcctccgctatgagcctgcttcttcctctcccactccccctgctgtgttccctctctcgctggctgtctctctgtcacataaataaataaaatctttaaaaaaaaaaaaaaagaaagttacagcatagggaacatagccAATGGCACTAACACTGTTCTATGGTGACGGACAGTAGGTCTGCTCGTGATGTGCACAGCATAACgcacagacttgtcaaatcactacactgtacatcTCAAACTACTGTAATTAATGTAACactatgtgtcaactatacttcaattaaaagaagATTAAATTGTCACTAgtaaaaataaacttagaaaaaaattctggaacCTATTTAGCCTCCATAGCCTCCCAAGATACCAAAAAGTACCTTGAGCCGTCTCAACATTAGGCTTGACCTGCTCTCAATCACCGGAGCACAGACCGCCCTTGCTGTGTAACAGCGACGGCGCTCTCCACCGGATGCAGAGAAAAAGTGCCGACACTGGATCTCTCTGAATCAATAGTGGCGGTAAAACAGGTTGCTGTGGTAAAAATTCTGCATgggaataaaatcttaaaactgtCCACAGAAGTGCCACCCCAGCCACTTACCGCTTGGTGCCCTTTGACTTGGGATTTTTGGCAAACAGGGAGGTGTCAAGTGACTCCAGGGACTTTCCTTTGGTGCTGAAGAGCCTCTGGGCTCGCTCTTCTAGGGTCCTAAGGAGATAGGAGGGGTAAAGGGTTTCAGAGTTACTCTACCATACAGGTCTGCGTATTTGTGCAGTGTGGGATAATGGAAAGAATGGAATCAGAGTCAGTTATTGTGCAAACATACAGTAAAATGGGACAGTTCTGATAGAAAAAGCAGTCTCTTACCCACCACACTTCAATCCTAAAGCTAAGAGTGCAGATTTCAATCTGTCCAGACCCAGGGAGGCCAACTCCtataaaaaaaaagccaagttacaatttcatataaatagatttgagaaacaacaaatgcttaAGCTTAGGTCTTTGCAGGCGGGTGTGTGGATGTTCTTGAAGCTATGAAAAAACCATATATTCCACAGCCAACACCTAGCACTAAGCTCAACCTCTCTAAAGGACTGACCCTGTGGTCAAGTTCGTATGTAATCAGACTGGTAGTGATTACCTCCACTATAGTTTAATATAGTTAGAATTACTTTACAGTTTCCAAAGTAGTTGgctaagtttttttcttttagctttacCTTTGCCTGTTCTTTGTAGATGTCTGGTTCTAGGAACTGGTGTCTTATCGTAATACATCCATGGCATTAGAAACAGGAGATTGAGAGGTTTCTCTGAGGAATGAACAGGCGAGACCAGTACAGTTGCTAAAGAAAACATACCTCCCAGGAGGAGAATGCAGAAAGGTCAAGATGGGCTCCAGCATGAGTCAGGGCACTGCTTGTCTCTTTCTGGCAAGAAGAACAGTAAGATCCAGGTTTAGAATGAAGACAAGGGAGCCATCTACCACCTATGTTACCAAGTGGTAGATGGCCTCTTATACGCATGCGTGACTATGAATCAAATTCCTGTTAAGAGCAGAGCCAAAGACAAGAtggttcattctctctctgagAGTTCAGGAAAACTCAAGTTTATCACCAGGAGTAAAAATACATGATGGAGATTCTAGCACATAATCTTTTCAGTTTTGGGTCAGTAGGAACCACACAATAGTAGTGACACTAGTTGGCGAAAATGCTGGGCTCAGCCAATGGCACGGAGGCCCTGACAAATTTCATTCCAAAGTATGCATGGGAAGAAAACCAGACAGACGTGGCAGAGCTGGACACCTCACAGTCACAACCGATCCCGAGGGATCTGCACgtcctctccccaaccccactgGAGCTCACCGGCCATCCAGGAAAGGTACCATTCTCCCACTTCTTCTCAAATTCATTCTGAATCTTCCCAAAAAGTTCATTCTGATCTTGGAGGGGCTTCACTCGATCTGTGTAATCTTGAAGGTACTCAAGCAGCATCTCCAGGTATCTACAGaggaacaatacagagaaagcagagtttgtattttttatatattgttatgccctgtaaaatataatttcagcgataccagtttttaaaagtaataatactaATTTTTAGAATGAGCTTGCAACTGAATTTTTCCTGTCATCTTGATTCTGACCTTTctgatctcatttcatcctcatgacctaatttcAAATACTAAAATCTTAATTAACTCAAATAAAAGATTttaggtaaaaagaaaatgagaaaaatagagaaagtcaGTAGTACAGATCACTAACCACAGgcataaaaacacaaacaaaacttTCCATCTATACATCAGAGCCAGGCACCTTACTTCACTCACAAGAGAAATGCTAATCTTTTTCTTGTTAAACGCCAAAGACACAGATCCCTGAGACTACCTTCTACAATGAGACAAATTTAAGAACACCATGGGCGTTAAGATCACAGATGTGCCAGAAGATGCACATTCTTCCAGAGCCAGAGTATTACAAAGGTTTAAAACTATGGCATTCAAAACCCCTATCCTCCAATAAACCTGGAAGTCACTTGTGTCCTTTCAGGCAATAAAATTTGTTAACTCTGCCATGAAATCTTTACATTAAATAACCTTCTAATCAAATCCAGGAGAGGCCTGGAAGCTAGCAATGCCTACCTCTTATATTcagcattcttcctttctttaggaATGTCAAATAACTGGTCAAAGATGGAGAGATATGTGATATAATCCAGCttctgaaaagagaaatgacaagaGCACCAGTTAGGGGTTTGCACCAAGTTTCACTACAGTCTCCAATGAATGAGATCAAAACTGAGTGTTGTCTAATAAACTAACAAGGCCCGGCGGGTCTTAGTTTTTTTCCCCGCCCATCATTTAATTCCTACACTACCTGGGGTGTTAATTCCACTGCACTGAGTAGACTATTAGACATGTAACTAACTCTGCAAAATAAAGATCAAATCAATAAACAGTAAACGAAAGAAACATTTGTCAAACACTATTGCAGGCAAGGTAGAAGGCTCTGACACGCACTACATCCTAGGCTAAGGTCCTGAAGGTGCCATTTGTTCACTCATGCCATCACTTATTGAGCCTCTCTGGACCAAGTGCATGGATACAGACGAGAACAAGACAGGAACAGGACCGGCCCTCTTGGAGCTTAAAGTACAGTCACTGAACTTTTGGGACATTTCCTCACAACTCCATGAGGAACTTAATCATACACTTCCTGTGATCTTTCTGAGACTGTCACATTCAATCTCAACTCTTGTGATAAAAGACACTAAGTAGCCTTTGCTGGCAAAgattatgtttttacatttttcacatACTTAGTACTACGGGTGCCTAACACAGGAGCTCGATAtgtatttttgagttttttaaaacactattttatgtttataaaagcaaaatatgcTTATATTAATAAGCAATAAAATTCGTTAATAAAATAGTATGCttgtggcacctggctggctcagtccctagagcatgtgactctttttttttttttaaagattttatttatttatttgacagagatagagacagccagcgagagagggaacacaagcagggggagtgggagaggaagaagcaggctcatagcggaagagcccaatgtggggcttgatcgcataacgcccgggatcacaccctgagccaaaggcagacgcttaacgactgagccacccaggcaccccctagagcatgtgactcttttttttttttttttttaaagattttatttatttatttgacagagagagagaccgccagcgagagagggaacacaggcagggggagtgggagaggaagaagcaggctcccagcagaggagcccaatgtggggctcgatcccagaacaccgggatcacgccctgagccgaaggcagacgcccaacgactgcgccacccaggcgccccatagagcatgtgactcttgatcacagggtcgtgagttaaaggcccatgttgggtgtgcagtttacttaaaaaaataaaaataaataggggcacctaggtggctcggtgggttgagtgtctgactcttggtttcagctcaggtcatgatctcaaatttgtgagatcgagccccgagtcagactctgtgctcagctcagctCTGTCCCTACCctgcgtgtgcatgcacacacgcatgtgctcgctctctaaataaatattttttaaaaatttaaaaatttatggggcgcctgggtggcacagcggttgagcgtctgccttcggctcagggcgtgatcccggcgttgtgggatcgagccccacatcgggctcctccgctgtgagcctgcttcttcctctcccactccccctgcttgtgttccctctctcgctggctgtctctatctctgtcaaataaataaataaaatctttaaaaaaataaaaaataaaaaataaaaaaataaaaatttaaaaatttaaaataaggctCTTGCATTCACTataaaaacctttcattttaCATACTGTTTTATTCCAAGAAAGCCCATTACTTCCTTATATTTACGTAATGGTCACAAAACACAAGGAAGGTAGTCTAATTGCTCTCTATCCAGAAGCCCCAGCCTGCCGTCCTGACCAACCCCTAGAATCAGAACCATTGTCATTTCGTGTGCCCTCTCCCACCTCGCCACCACTGGCCCTACCTCTGAGGCCTTCAGGTTAATGTATTTGAGGTAACAGTCATGAAGGTCGAGGTAACGACCATATCCCTCTTCATCTGTGAACTCGACCAAGTCTGAAAGAATCAAAGATACCAGTGATTCAGACATTAAAGACCACTTTCTTGGACGTAGCTTTTCAAATGGATTACTAGTTTTCTGTTTCATGACACAGTTCTTCACCCAAATGTCCTTCCTATGCTCACGAAGTGAACAGACCTGTTTTCCAGACCACTGATTTTGAGCAAGGGTAGtacaaaatgaatattttgtcCAAGGCCAATTTAGGATGTCAATCCGGCCCAGAACCAGCAAAGGGAGAACCTGGCTATAAATTTCTCTGGGGCTCTGCGGCAAAATCTGAGCTCTGTCATTAACCTTCCTTTCGTTAGTGCTTAAGATGCTGAGCCTACTTACTTTGTGCCTCTTCACTTGGATTCTCTCGAGCCTTCAGAAGCTCCTCAAATTCCACTGACATTGGCACACAGatctgagggaaaaaagaaaaagtcaggtgaatttttaacaaaaaaagttGCAATGTTGCAGAAATGGGCTGTATGCTAAGTTAGACTTCTGACATTTGAGACTTGGTTTTTCATTAGGAGCCTACTATTATTCTGCAATtaccttgcttttttcttttcctttttttgtactGTTTGCCTAAAAACTCCTCTCGTAACGCATGCTCCCAAAAGctcaaaaacacaaaatgaaaaccaaagtccCCCTTTCTGCTGCAAATAGGTAAGCACTGTTAAGAGACCTTTTTATACCACCTGTTTCCAATTTTTGCTCAACATTAGGATCACCTGggagtgttttaaaaaatcaaatctttaaaaaataaaaatccccgGAGGATTCAAACACATTTTCGCAAAACTTGCAAACCGCTATTCtggatatttaaatatatgcGTATGTACAAGCACATACAGGCATATGCAAGGTGTTCATTTTTTCACATAACTggacttttctttctcatttattttatcttggGCAGCCttccaatcattttttaaaatgtatttctcatcaCCTTTCTATCAAGGCTGGAATAAGGTTAATACATCCGAACGGTACTCATGTCTACTCTCTTGGCTAGCAAAGACTTCACACTTGATGCTGCGAAGGGGGGAAAACTTCTGCCTGCGTGAGAATGcaccctcttctcctttcccttacCTTCAACATCTTATTTCTGGTATTTCCAGTCTCCTCCTCTCTCTACCTGCACCCTTAACACGCACATCTTCCTGAGCTTCCTCATgatcctcctgcctctccttttctctgccaGGCTTTTAAATACCTGTCCCCCCATCCATACTTCTGCTTCCCTATGACCCACTTTTGGCTCAGTAACCAcatttccattcccactgctTCAATGAGGGAGCAATCCTGGCAGTTACCAGTCAACAGCTGATGCCAGTGGCCTCCTCTCGGAAACAGTTTTGCTTAGCTTCAGTAAGACATTACCTAGAGCTGTCGTTAGATCTCTGTGATGAAAGTACTCCCAGGCTCCATTTCACTCAAGTTACCTTGTCGTCGTCAGTATACCCTCACGGCACATGGAGAAGCTCTGAGTCTACCTTCGCATTGTCTCTTTCCCAGAACTCCACGGTTCACAGCTTCAACCACCAAGTCTATGAGATAATTCTCAGATCTAAatcataagctttttttttttaatctcttgccTGACCCCAGTCACCTAACTTCTCTCACAGGACACTTTTACCTATGTAACATCACCTGAAAaactacatatataaaaattcattccCACTGCAAGTGGgttacctcttttttttccccaagggaaCAAACAACTTTCCAGTTACAAAGTCATGAAAGCTCAGAATAATCTATGACCCATCCCTCTCCACACACGCTGCAGCCATGGCCTTGCTCCCTTTCTCCCTAGAACTCCTTTCCCCCCTTGAACTCTGGTCAGCTGTTCAAGATGTTCAATGGCTTCTAGATAATTGGGATATAATCCCTGCTCCTTATACTATTACAATATAGTGGGGTACACATTCTTGGTCATAAAATACAATCAGATCATAAAGATTCACTGGAAGGGAGGAGTGGACTAGGAAAGATATTTTATGAGAGAGTTGGCCTCTGGGCTAAACCCTGACGGTGTGAGGATCACTGCAAGTGAGTGAAGCCTCTTTCTGAGTTGGATCCCCTAGGTAGCAGATTTCAAGACAGAGTTAGGAGTGCAAGGACTTTATTGGGGATAATGCTGTGAAAGATAAAAACCAGGAGAGAGCATGATTGGGCAGGGAGAGCCTACACTGTGATTCAGACAAAGCCTTTACCTTCCCAACGGGGAGCTGTGGAGCAAAGACTACTCATTACAAGAGTCTTGCACTGAATGGAAACAGCCAGGCCACAGTATGCTCATTTGTGCTCAGTCACTGGCTGGGGCTACCCAGGAAGAGTATGGCCTTGACCTAAAGATGAGGGGGAAACTGAAAGCATTGGAGTTGTAGGATGTCAGCTAAATATGCTCCCGGCAGGTTCTTTTGAAGGGACATCTGAATGGTGTATCTCCATTCTCCTTATGTCTTTCCTTTAGTATGCTCTTCAGGAAGGTttggaaaaaatactttgagTACTGTACCTCATTTGGGTGTTTCCGATGGAATTCCTTTATTTGCTTGAGTCTATTATAAAACTCAGCAAATTCATTGGGTCCTGAAATTGCATTGAGTTCCTCTTTTCGTAACCTGCAATTTCAGGAAAAATCCAAAGAACATAGTGCACAAAATCAGTCCTTTAATTATGGCTCCTCAGAGGCACTAACTCCTGGACTAGAAGTGACTATCACTTACCCATCCTTATCATCGTACAAATCCCGCAGGTTCCCGCTGACTTCCATATACCTCTGAAAGGCAAACACAAAACCCATCAGAACAAAGCAATCTGTACAACTATAGGGCTAAGCAACCAACAGGGTACACTAGTCAAAGCCCAGGGAAACCCTGAGAGATGTGGTGTTAAAAGTTCCTGTAGCTTCTGGGGTCCCCCAGATGGTTCAGTCGCTTAAAcgactaactcttgatttcggcacaagtcatgatctcaggattgtaagatcgagcctgtgttgggctctgcactgggcatggagcctgcctgggattctctctgcccctaccctcctcaaaaaaaaaaccaaaaaaccaaaaaaacaaaaaaaacacatctCTGTGCTTCTGGTAACTTTAATAGACAGTACTGGTTAGTTTTTAAAACAGGTCAAGGTGAAGACTACCTAAGTGACACCTCTTGAAAGGTGGAGTGTTCCTATATTTACTACTGATACTTAATTGTCTCCAGAAGAGTTACACAGCCACGTAAGAGTCACCCTCTCCTAAACAGCAGTTCTCACTCCCACCTAAGACCCTCAAAATTGAAGAGTAGCCCAAGATGATTTTCACTACTTGAAAAAGCTTAACGGAGTGCACAAGCTAAATAA
It encodes:
- the SF3A3 gene encoding splicing factor 3A subunit 3, with protein sequence METILEQQRRYHEEKERLMDVMAKEMLTKKSTLRDQINSDHRTRAMQDRYMEVSGNLRDLYDDKDGLRKEELNAISGPNEFAEFYNRLKQIKEFHRKHPNEICVPMSVEFEELLKARENPSEEAQNLVEFTDEEGYGRYLDLHDCYLKYINLKASEKLDYITYLSIFDQLFDIPKERKNAEYKRYLEMLLEYLQDYTDRVKPLQDQNELFGKIQNEFEKKWENGTFPGWPKETSSALTHAGAHLDLSAFSSWEELASLGLDRLKSALLALGLKCGGTLEERAQRLFSTKGKSLESLDTSLFAKNPKSKGTKRDTERNKDIAFLEAQIYEYVEILGEQRHLTHENVQRKQARTGEEREEEEEEQISESESEDEENEIIYNPKNLPLGWDGKPIPYWLYKLHGLNINYNCEICGNYTYRGPKAFQRHFAEWRHAHGMRCLGIPNTAHFANVTQIEDAVSLWAKLKLQKASERWQPDTEEEYEDSSGNVVNKKTYEDLKRQGLL